Proteins from a genomic interval of Callospermophilus lateralis isolate mCalLat2 chromosome 1, mCalLat2.hap1, whole genome shotgun sequence:
- the Icam5 gene encoding intercellular adhesion molecule 5 has protein sequence MPGPSPGLRRALLGLWAALGLGILGLSAVAQEPFWADLQPRVALVERGGSLWLNCSTNCPRPERGGLETSLRRNGTQRGLRWLARQLVDIREPETQPVCFFRCARRTLQARGLIRTFQRPDRVELVPLPAWQPVGENFTLSCRVPGAGPRGSLTLTLLRGAQELIRRNFAGEPPRARGAVLTATVLARREDHGANFSCRAELDLRPHGLGLFENSSSPRELRTFALSPDSPRLIAPRLLEVGSEKPVSCSLDGLFPAPEAGVYLELGDQRLNPYVTLEGDALMATATVTASAEQEGARQLVCTVTLGGESRETRENLTIYSFPAPLLNLSEPNAPEGKMVTVTCTAGARTLVTLEGIPAAVLGQPAQLQLNVTENDDRRGFFCEAILEVDGEILSKNESAELRVLYGPRLDDSDCPRSWTWPEGPEQTLRCEARGNPAPSVHCARPDGGAVLALGLLGPVTRALAGTYRCTAVNVQGEAVKDVTLTVEYAPALDSVGCPEQITWLEGTEASLSCVAHGVPPPNVSCVRTGEAKIVEGLLRVAREHAGTYRCEATNPRGSAAKNVAVTVEYGPSFDELSCPSNWTWVQGSGRLFSCDVDGKPEPSVECVGSEGASEGTVLPLASSNPNPRDPSIASDLTPGIYICNATNRHGSTVKTVVVSAESSPQMDESTCPSHQTWLEGAKPAALACTARGQPFPQVHCSREGAPQPERQRVSREDAGTYLCVATNAHGTDSRTITVGVEYRPVVAELAASPSSVRPGGNFTLTCRAEAWPPAQISWRAPPGALNIGLSSNNSTLSVAGAMGSHGGEYECAATNAHGRHSRRITVRVAGPWLWVAVGGAAGGAALLAAGAGLAFYVQSTACKKGEYNVQEAESSGEAVCLNGAGGGAGGSAEGGPETGGSAESPAGGEVFAIQLTSA, from the exons ATGCCAGGGCCTTCGCCAGGGCTGCGCCGAGCGCTACTCGGCCTCTGGGCTGCCCTGGGCCTGGGGATCCTTGGCCTCTCAG CGGTCGCGCAGGAGCCCTTCTGGGCAGACCTGCAGCCCCGCGTTGCGCTTGTGGAGCGCGGGGGCTCGCTGTGGCTGAACTGCAGCACCAACTGCCCTCGGCCGGAGCGCGGTGGCCTGGAGACCTCGCTGCGTCGAAATGGGACCCAGAGGGGCTTGCGCTGGCTGGCGCGGCAGCTAGTGGACATCCGCGAGCCAGAGACCCAGCCCGTCTGCTTCTTCCGCTGCGCGCGGCGTACACTACAGGCGCGTGGGCTCATTCGCACTTTCC AGCGGCCAGATCGCGTAGAGCTGGTGCCGCTACCTGCCTGGCAGCCCGTGGGCGAGAACTTCACCCTGAGCTGTAGGGTCCCGGGCGCTGGTCCCCGCGGGAGCCTCACTCTGACCCTGCTGCGCGGGGCTCAGGAGCTGATCCGCCGCAACTTTGCCGGCGAGCCACCCCGAGCGCGGGGCGCGGTGCTCACCGCCACGGTACTGGCGCGGAGAGAAGACCATGGAGCTAATTTCTCATGCCGCGCGGAGCTGGACCTTCGGCCGCATGGCCTGGGACTGTTTGAAAACAGTTCCTCCCCCAGAGAGCTCCGAACCTTCG CCTTGTCTCCAGACTCCCCGCGCCTCATTGCTCCCCGGCTCCTAGAAGTGGGCTCAGAAAAGCCGGTGAGCTGCTCTTTGGACGGACTGTTTCCAGCCCCGGAGGCTGGGGTTTACCTCGAATTGGGAGATCAGAGACTGAATCCTTATGTCACACTCGAGGGGGACGCCCTCATGGCCACTGCTACAGTCACCGCAAGCGCAGAGCAGGAGGGTGCCAGGCAGCTGGTCTGCACCGTGACCTTGGGGGGCGAAAGCCGAGAGACCCGGGAGAACCTAACGATCTACA GCTTCCCCGCGCCCCTCCTGAACCTGAGCGAACCCAACGCCCCGGAGGGGAAGATGGTGACAGTAACCTGCACAGCCGGGGCTCGGACCCTGGTCACACTGGAGGGAATTCCAGCTGCTGTTCTGGGGCAGCCCGCCCAACTCCAGCTAAACGTCACTGAGAATGATGACAGGCGCGGCTTCTTCTGCGAAGCCATCCTCGAGGTGGATGGGGAGATCTTGAGCAAGAACGAGAGCGCGGAGCTTCGCGTCCTAT ATGGTCCCCGGCTGGACGACTCTGATTGTCCCAGAAGCTGGACGTGGCCAGAGGGCCCAGAGCAGACATTGCGCTGCGAGGCCCGAGGAAACCCAGCGCCCTCAGTGCATTGCGCTAGGCCCGACGGCGGGGCGGTGCTGGCGCTTGGCCTACTGGGTCCGGTCACTCGCGCACTCGCGGGCACTTACCGCTGCACAGCGGTCAATGTACAGGGCGAGGCGGTCAAGGACGTGACACTAACAGTAGAAT ATGCACCGGCCCTAGACAGTGTGGGCTGCCCAGAACAGATTACTTGGTTGGAGGGAACAGAGGCCTCGCTGAGCTGTGTGGCACACGGGGTCCCTCCGCCCAACGTGAGCTGTGTGCGCACTGGGGAGGCCAAAATTGTCGAAGGGCTGCTGCGCGTGGCTCGGGAGCATGCAGGCACTTACCGATGCGAAGCCACCAACCCTCGAGGCTCTGCAGCTAAAAATGTGGCTGTCACGGTGGAAT ATGGCCCCAGTTTTGACGAGCTGAGTTGCCCCAGcaactggacatgggtgcaaggatCTGGACGACTGTTTTCCTGTGATGTCGATGGGAAGCCAGAGCCAAGCGTGGAGTGCGTGGGCTCTGAGGGTGCCAGTGAGGGGACGGTGCTGCCGTTGGCAAGCTCAAACCCTAATCCTAGAGACCCCAGTATTGCTAGTGACCTGACACCTGGTATCTACATCTGCAACGCCACCAACCGGCACGGCTCCACGGTCAAAACAGTTGTCGTGAGCGCGGAGT CGTCGCCACAGATGGATGAGTCCACCTGCCCAAGTCATCAGACGTGGCTGGAAGGGGCTAAACCTGCAGCGCTGGCCTGCACCGCCCGAGGTCAGCCCTTCCCACAAGTGCACTGCTCCAGAGAGGGTGCGCCCCAGCCTGAAAGGCAGCGTGTGTCCCGAGAGGACGCGGGTACCTATCTCTGTGTGGCCACCAATGCTCATGGCACAGATTCCCGGACCATCACTGTGGGCGTGGAAT ACCGTCCGGTAGTGGCGGAGCTGGCCGCCTCACCCTCGAGCGTGCGGCCAGGCGGGAACTTCACATTGACCTGCCGCGCAGAGGCCTGGCCTCCAGCCCAGATCAGTTGGCGCGCACCCCCGGGAGCCCTCAACATCGGCCTGTCGAGCAACAATAGCACGCTAAGCGTGGCGGGCGCTATGGGCAGTCACGGCGGGGAGTACGAGTGCGCCGCCACCAACGCGCACGGGCGCCATTCACGACGCATCACGGTGCGCGTGGCTG GTCCGTGGCTGTGGGTGGCCGTGGGCGGAGCGGCCGGGGGCGCGGCGCTGCTGGCGGCTGGGGCGGGCCTGGCCTTCTACGTGCAGTCCACCGCCTGCAAGAAGGGCGAGTACAACGTCCAGGAGGCCGAGAGCTCAGGAGAGGCTGTGTGCCTCAACGGCGCGGGCGGGGGCGCCGGCGGGAGCGCGGAAGGTGGGCCCGAGACTGGGGGCTCCGCGGAGTCGCCGGCGGGGGGCGAGGTCTTCGCCATCCAGCTGACTTCCGCGTGA